GTGCAGTGACAGTCCAGTCCAGTCCCTGCAATTAGCAACAGAGAGACTTCAAACTGAGCAAATAAACCCCTACAACTGAAATGTTCATTAATAATTccattcttaaaaataaaaaatataagcaGGAACACAAGTAGAGGATGTACACCCCTCCCGCTCCCCCTAAGCACCAGACCAAACACCAGCCCCATGTATTATAGATGTTAACATAACATTCTTTTGTGATAATAAAGAGCGAccttttacatatatatatatatatatatatatatattttttttttttatggggaaAGAAGAAAGCTGAATAAACGGCTAAGATCAGAGCATGATTGACAGAACCAGCTCTTTATGCACTACCTTACTGCAAGAATAAATGGGGAAAGAAAGTTGCTCATTAACATTAGAGACCGTTTTATGAGATACATAGACAAATTTGTCACTCCTGTCCTCCCTGATGATCTGCTACATTTACCACAACTCTCCAGTAGACCTGTgacaataaactgtaataatcTTCAACACAATAATGAACTTGGACAACATTGCTAGCACTGACGGTTCAGAACGTGCTcactatatttacatttgatttCGGAGAAATCaaggttcccccccccccccccccccccccccgggcaTGTTTTCCACTAAAATGACTAACAAATGGACAAACTATGTTAAATTCTCAAGCAGCTTGCCAATGCAAAAACTGTACACGTTAGATGATTTGCCCTagaatctgaaaaataaaataacagtaacTTGTCAAACGCAATATTGTGAACTGTAATACTTGGGCAGACTTTCATATTGGCGCACGTCTACTCGACAGCCTGCAAGAGAGTGAACGAAAGAGCACATGCACACAAGTGGGGACACGTTTTTCCTCTGTGAGCGTACTGAAATGAAATCACGACAGCGTGGCTACACATCACGCGACGTGTTTCAACAGTGCTCACATCCCTGACTCCTCTGCAGTTTAAAAAGTCCTCTTTAGCGCCTCGTCAAACTCTCCACACTCTCAGTGGGTGCATCTCATCCACCGCTCTCGTGTGCTGAGCGGGTAACCCGAATCCACCATCAGCTTCTCGTTCATGCGCCAGTATTTATCGCCTTTAAAGAAGTACACCTTGCCGTTGGTCCATGTAAAGGCTGCGTCCACGTTCGATGGAATGCCAGTAAAGAGGCGGGAAATGGGTTTGGGGTAAATGCTCAGGTTGTTGTACACCATTTCATCCCACTGCCAAAATCCTGAGCCCTGGAGAGAGAAGCTGTACTGTAATACACATTTACTACAAAAAGGACGTAGCGCATAGGCTAGTGCTTAgtgaacaaataaatgaaaaactgtacaaatattacactaaaatttaaaaaaagaaaagcttggTAAGCAGGTGCTTGTATGAGCTTTTTATATGAGCATTAGATCAATATTGTTGGATCAAAAGTCTAAAATAGTTTGCGTGAATATTACTAGTTAGTAAAAAGGGAATACTGATCGGGTATAGTGATGCGTTACCGAGCACAACAAAAAACTGATATTGTTTACTTCACTCTAAAAGTAATGAGTGTATACTGAGGTCTGTAGGAAAATACTACAACTATGTCTTATGTTTTTGGGAAAAGATTATTCAAATATCACACTATTAGAGACAACAGTATCATGAAAAAATCATTAGTGAATTGTATATACAAACACATGGTGGGACTAGTGTGGAAAATGAGCACTATCTTCACCCTGTAAATATCACCCTGAGTGGAGCTTAGACTCAACCGAGTCCCAAAgccagtgactttttttttttttttactccctgTAACGTGACTGCCACCATGTGGTCATGGAAGGAACTGAAAGGGCTACATTTGCACACTGCTTCACATTACCTTGAAGAAGAAAATCTTTTTGTTCCTCTCCAAGTACATGGCAGCATCGATGTTAGCTGGGATTCTGGTCAACTGTTTGGGGTAGCCGGCGAGGAGCTGGAAGTTCATGTAGCACCAAACTTTGTCACCTGCAGAGGAGCGGAGAATAATCAGAAACCCGAGGAGTTGAGAGACAACTGTGCAATACAGCTCTGAGTATATATCCATTTATCATAACTGTGCAGAACAATGACAAACacgattcatttttttcatccaAAAATCTGTAAGTCTGTCTCTGTACGTACCTGCCTGTCTATATCTGTCTTATATCTGTCTccttgtgcttttatttatctgtcttttTGACTCTGTCTGGCTCTATATCTGCCTATACTGTGtatctatctgtttgtgtacttatctgtctgcctgtctctctctatattggTCTGTTATCTGTCtgtcatcatcatgatcatctttctttctgtctgcttGCCCATCTGTCTCTATCGatttgtctgactgtctgtctctttctacaGAGAAATGCAGTGTCTTATTAAGGTGTTGGGTCCCCACAAGCTGGAAGAACAGCATCAATGCATCTTAAGCACAGATTCCTTCAATACATCTGTCTAGCTATTGGTATGTCTTGATCTTTCTATGTCTgcctttctgtgtgtctgtctatccgcatgttcattttttttttttttttatatccatctACTTGTATGGCTGTCTCTGTCTATTTGACTATACAatcttgtgaaaaaataagtacatcccatagaaattgttgtttttttttttttgtttttttttacatatttggacgagcaaacatttgatcatgtttgaaacagtgccGATTAGTACAGTTGATGTACCTGAACAAAACCAtgaggaaaattagctttttcaatcattcattcGAGAGAAATATCAATAATGTGACGttcttttgtggaaaaagtaagtacacccttgtcctcagaagctagtatttccacctttagcagaaataacttcttgaaggtgttttgcataattgaccactcttccatgcgatattctttcagttgcgagatgtttgagggttttcttgcatgttctgcccgtttcaaatccccccacaatatCTcggtgggattcaaatccgggctttgactcggccattccataaccctgcATTTCTTCTtgttgagccgttccttggtggatttgctcgtgtgcttaggatcattatcctgttgaaaggcccactttcagttcaacttcaactttcagacagatggccttgcgtatcttcaagcactctctGATaagatgcagaattcatagttgaatcaatgaattcaagctgtccagtccctgaggcagcgaagcaacctcaaaccataacatttccatcactgtgcttcacagttggtatgatgTGCTTCTCCTGTTGGtttgcgccaaacatgtctgctgttactgtggccaaacaactgtatctttgattcgtctgttcAGAGCactttattccaaaaggcctggtctttgcttatatgctcattggcaaactgtagtcttccaaaagctttttcctggcacgcctcccgtgcaggtcaaatctgtacaatctctttctgattgtagaagcgtgCACaaacctgcactccctaagcaggttctaaagtgataaatgtaggggtgtacttactttttccatgtgattgtttccatctgtttttttgttgatttaaattgtgaaaattactacataaTGTCTATTTTATGTGTCAgttgatagtgtatcacctttattaggcactgtttcaaagatggtcACATGTTTGCTGAAatcatttccatggggtgtacttattttttcacatgactgtatatcttTTGGTCTGTCTTTTTATCTCTGCCCTTTATCATCAATTGCTCTATAACACTGTCTATCTGTCAACTAAAAATCTTATCTTTTTACCCTAAACAGATGTTGTCTCTTGGATGGAAATACGTTGTAAATTTGTAATCCAGCTGTAGGAAGCCTCTGGATCTTGCATTAGGACTGATCACCACTGTCTGAGTgtccatgtttatttattttccccataTAAATATTTCTGTTGCAATAAATGAGACCTGGCGCACTACAATCGTCCATCTCCGGGTATTTAGTCAGTTATGTGTTCCACATTTTCtctaccaacacatctgagtcATTAGAGTTTAGAACCGAGCATCCAGAAACACAGTGACTCACATCTGTTAGTCATTATGCagctaaataataatcatataaactTCCTGAGATGCAAAGTTTGGGGAACACAGCCTGGGTACGTTTCCCATGACACAAGAATTATTCACAGCATCCTGTTTGATAGTTAAGCCGATGGGAACATTACTATACAATCCACCTATGGCTaattttctaataaaataacaaacatttcttttttgagGGGGAAACATGTGACTGGCAGCGTACGCTTACCACGAACAGCAATTTTTAAGTACTCACTGTAAAAAGATTTCTGTAATAATGAAACTGATGATATGCCAACCACGTACCCTTTTTTGATGAATGGCCAGACAGATGTAGCTAGGTTACACAGGTCTAgatcagaggttctcaaccttttgtaactaaagacCTCCcgagcctcccctatcatgtggcatgccccccccacccctcaccccccacccctcaCCCCCCCAACAATATATCCcaaggagaccaggtataatgattatctattctatataaaatctatctatatacaacctaatctataatctgtgatagatagatagatagttagcttttttttttttttcttttgtgtttttgtactttttcaattcatttttataacttgattttaaaaaaatgacttttataaaactatataacggacaggtatggaacatgaatgatcaaaaacgTTTCTAAACACTAGAACTActctgaacaagagaactaggctgtaataacctGGACTATTCTACATGTAAAACGTTGCATTAtattcgtcttgcgttctaaaaacattcgcgtacaaatgatgtaaatatggacgaagggcgcgtctcgttatccgtgacattgttaaatctccgtctttcagcccctcactgaacagagcagacgcagagagacgtgagagtgcagtgggaaagcgagacctcgcgcttgcaggacagtactggtgatatttggaaagtcgctaaggtttgtccaaaagaTTTGTCGCTAGGTTGGCagcactggtctgcactgacagctagataaaaggctgCTAAGCTAAGTGAGAACCACTGGACtagtctgtctctctatccagTGTATCCAGCtatttctatctgtctgtctacccatctatctatcgaAAGTTCACAGGGATCGAGTGCTCACTGAATGGTTGATGATTTAtccaaatgatgtaaatcatatgctatggccttcgcAGTCACCGGATCTCCACCAAATTGAACGCCTATGGGAAATTTTGGAATGGTGTGTTAGTCAGTACCATCACCAATATACCAACTGAGTGAAGATCTCTTGGAAGAACGACAGTTTCAGAACCTGTCAAGATTGCAGCGGAAGAACTCGAatagcctgcacagagccctgacttcaaccccactgaacagctttgggatgaactCTTAATGCTGATTATGCCCCAGGACTCCTCGCCCGACATCAGCCTTCTCGGTAGAGTGGAAgttataataacagcaaagggggactaaatctggaatgggatgctcaaaaagcgcacatgggtgtgatggttgggtgtccacaaacttttggccatagagtgTCTGTCTGTAACTACTGTTTGAATGATGCCATATTATAATTGCGTATGTGAGTATGTGCTACCTTTGAAGAAGTAAGTCTTGTTGGTTCTCGGTGAGTACACAGCAGCGTTCAGGTTCCCTGGCAGGCCTTTCCACAGCTGTTTGATCTTTATTGGAGTATTATGCCCCATATCTGTGATTGTCCACATGTAATCCCCACTAAAAGCAAAGGTCTTCCGCCAAGGACCTGACAGAAACCCAAGATAATATTTAACTAGATCAGAATTCTgaattgtacattttaaaacttcTAGCGTAATCGAGGGTTCCGTTTCCTACCTAGCATTATGGCATCAAGTTTTGCATCACATGGATCGGGAACATCAACTCGTGGGAAAGGTGAAACAGTTGTGGGACCCAAGGTAAGAATGTCCTCGTCCGTGGTGGTACTGGAGATTCTTTTACCTTAATGGACAAAGTGGAATTTAATCAGATTGGCCAGAAAATTTCAAACCTACTAAATGATAAAGATGCTGTATGAATGTTTGGGATTATTGTGGAACCTGTCAATGTGTGATAAAATTGTGAGATCACAGACAAGGTCGCCCTTAATCCCTGTTTGCATAAATATGTGTTCGTAGATAATAATTGAGGTGGCAGTATGGCTCTGAAggattgaattaattaaatttgtatttatacaTGACAAAACCTCCAACATTAACCTTACCATATAATGCCTGGATGCCCCTGATGTCATCAGGGTGCAGTCTGAAGTTGACCTTATAGCCAGAGTAGAATGAAGCCATGAGCGCATCTCTGTATTGAGAGTGACCCAAACCCAGCGCATGGCCGATCTCATGAGCTGCCACGATTCGCAGGTTAGAGCCGTAGTATTTTCCTTCAGTCCAGAACTCGTCCTCGTCAAAATGTATGATCCCTGATGGAGGGGCTTCGGCATGAGCGAGTACATTTCCTGCAGACCGGATGAGATTAAACTGTTTAACCTTGggttcaggcaattttactggggttctctcatacagtgtagcaagtaataatctggaaagacctttgtaatattacagtctaaaactggatttaaagagaagcaaattagtaaatgaatcacatgaaaatgtatcacttgaatatgaatcacatgaaaatgaatcacatgtaaatgaatcatacgtaaatgaatcacatgaaaatgtatcacttgaatatgaatcacatgaaaatgaatcacatgtaaatgaataatgaaaatgtatcacttgaatatgaatctcatgaatatgaatcacatgtaaatgaatcatacgttaatgaatcacatgtgaatgaaccatatgaaaatgaataaataaagacaaaaaaaaacattcatctaAAAACCTTGGGTTATTGTTAGGATAAAACGGTGATTGTCAGAATGAGCAGTTTCATTAAATTATCAGCCTTTGGTGTTTTGGTTATACGGTGTATATGGTAGTCAAATTCATTAAACAGGACGTAAATGCTTCGGGGACGTTTCCCGCACATCTACCAGTTTAAGAGCTCAACTAATGTGGGAGCTCACTAATACACAGACAAAATTTCTGAAGTCTGATTTATGTCTCCCAGTGCAAAGACATCTCAGTAGAAAACAACTATGTGCAAGATGACAGATACACTTTTACTGCTTTTAGCTAGTCATTCTGTCGTGCCACAGACATTTTGTAATTCTGGTCCTAGAACCGTACCTTATTTGCCATCTGAGAAATGAGTCCACTGTGGTGTAAATGACCACCTTGTTGGTGGATCAATGTTaaatcaacaataataatacactggGAGTGTTGGGTCACAGCTGTTGCCTACAGTATGTACCAGTTCTAGTCAATGTCCTGGTGAATCGAGCAAATCAAAGCGGTCCACTTCAAAATGGATTTGCTTGAAAGAACTGAATCAATCAAAAATTGAGTCACTGAATCAATGACTCGCAGGATTGAAAAATACTTACGTAACTGTACTTCATTACTTTACTTAAGTATGAGTTTGGCCTATTTGAGTGTCGTTGAAATGGAATACTTGCACTCTTATTGaatttccaaaaaaacaaaaaaaaaacaacttttttctcCTTACATTTATTTAGACCTTTAAAGTATTCATTACAAATCATGAAAagtaagattttgacacattatctaTACTTTATCTTTCACAAGTATAACCTCTCAGTATTTTCCCACCTCTGATGAATCATGAAGCTCATCACTACTGTGCACAAAGCTCCCATGAGCATGGGAAGGACTTTTTTGAGGCTCCATTTCCACTAGAATTGTTCATATTAACCATcactgagatttttttaaaaaaacttttaatgCTGCAGTTGTATTGCAAGAACTGTAGAAATGGGACTGATAACTGCCAAGTAGTGCATTAGATGAATTTAGACTGTTAGCCCTGTCGAGACGTTTGTGGCTGAAGGCCTTAAACAAGTGACTTGTTCCCTCAGGTGAGTTAATAGTACCCTTGTATGAAATGGCTTTGCTCTGTTATCCCTGGTCCTTTAATAGAGATTCTCAGAGGTTAGCCACTGGCACTAACTTACTGTCTGAGCTCATCGTTTAAGAAACATTGGTTTTGTGGAAAGCAGCTAACTCCGGTGCTTTTCCAACCGAGTCGTCTGACCGTCTCTGAAATAATATAGTGCTACTTCTCTAAATCATTCTTCGAATGGTTTTGTAAAATAAACCCATTTTAGACACTTGTAAAACAACACCCTGTACcattaaattatgtttaattcCCTTACCAGTGTGACATTTTTATTCAGTCCCTAAAAAAAGAAGAGTTATATAAGCTCCGCCAAAAACATACGCGAGTCTCAGCAAACGTACTGCATGTCTGGAACATCTTTGATGTTTTAATATATAGCATAAATGCACGTTCTAAAGGCCacgtgaaaactgtaatgaaaaatacaatagcaaaatgaaaatgttcacAATATTTCCCTAACAAAAAATAATAGCAGATcagccaaaacatgtttggtgtTTGAAGTTTGCTGATGTAACTCAAAAGTAAGGGACGCTACCCGTAACGATGTGTAAACTGCAGGTCTGCAGTTCATCATATACTGTAATTAGTCTGCTATTTTATTAATTGTTAATGTGCGAATAGTATTACTGAGGCAACCTGTGTCTTTTGATTCAAGTGTGTAACAATTTTGTGAATCATgctaaaaaaaatgctatactTGTCTACGTTAGCGTCACGCCTCGAGTGCAGAAGGAAATAAGTAAACTTTGCATTCAAAACATTTTGTGGAGGATCAATTTCAGTTGGGTTATATTATATGACGTACCTGGTCCGTCAAAAGGTGATAGGCAGCCATCCCTGGCGTGGAACGAGATCCTAATATCTGCACGCCCATATTCGATCTCCTTAAAGCTTAATGGAGTGACGTCACTCCAGTACTTAAATGCCAATCTAATGGCCCTCTGGGTCGCAGCCTTCCCCAAATCAGGCGTGTAGTTATAGATACGATATGTCAGACTCCTTTTCCTCCAAAT
This window of the Ictalurus furcatus strain D&B chromosome 21, Billie_1.0, whole genome shotgun sequence genome carries:
- the mmp19 gene encoding matrix metalloproteinase-19 encodes the protein MKNFHLLALLFTVFYAVSSSVLQRRMEFAEAMTYLRRFGYLDTPLDKESQVDITEEAIREALSLFQRVSGLLVTGKVDEATVLKMRQPRCGVEDPFNHKSNKYRRFGGIWRKRSLTYRIYNYTPDLGKAATQRAIRLAFKYWSDVTPLSFKEIEYGRADIRISFHARDGCLSPFDGPGNVLAHAEAPPSGIIHFDEDEFWTEGKYYGSNLRIVAAHEIGHALGLGHSQYRDALMASFYSGYKVNFRLHPDDIRGIQALYGKRISSTTTDEDILTLGPTTVSPFPRVDVPDPCDAKLDAIMLGPWRKTFAFSGDYMWTITDMGHNTPIKIKQLWKGLPGNLNAAVYSPRTNKTYFFKGDKVWCYMNFQLLAGYPKQLTRIPANIDAAMYLERNKKIFFFKGSGFWQWDEMVYNNLSIYPKPISRLFTGIPSNVDAAFTWTNGKVYFFKGDKYWRMNEKLMVDSGYPLSTRERWMRCTH